The Granulicella sibirica genome has a segment encoding these proteins:
- a CDS encoding alginate export family protein, with product MATPRHIAWKPRLRGEYSYATGNAHRNAQRASTFDQLYPSNHNAFGLTDLFGFQNIREARVNLYLNPLKNLTVLVQQEWLSMATKQDDVYAGSASVLAKPPTAGFSRSGLGREIDASGAYVFHDYLVVNAGVGHFSPDGAMVQSGHGAPLTIAYLSFNYRFKLDRKLATPQQRRKRPR from the coding sequence TTGGCTACACCGCGACACATTGCCTGGAAACCTCGCCTTCGCGGAGAGTACAGCTATGCCACGGGCAACGCTCATCGAAACGCTCAACGGGCCAGCACGTTTGACCAGCTCTACCCGAGTAACCACAATGCGTTTGGGTTGACCGACCTCTTTGGATTCCAGAACATACGTGAGGCACGGGTGAACCTGTACCTGAACCCCCTGAAGAACCTGACAGTCCTGGTTCAGCAAGAGTGGCTGAGCATGGCTACTAAGCAAGACGATGTCTACGCAGGCAGCGCATCCGTTTTAGCAAAGCCGCCAACGGCGGGATTCTCTCGAAGCGGGTTGGGTAGAGAGATCGATGCTTCAGGCGCGTATGTGTTCCACGATTACCTCGTTGTAAATGCAGGAGTAGGACATTTCTCACCGGATGGCGCGATGGTTCAGTCGGGCCATGGTGCACCGCTGACGATTGCTTACCTCAGCTTCAACTACAGATTCAAACTCGACAGAAAACTGGCCACTCCACAGCAACGCCGAAAGAGGCCTCGATGA
- a CDS encoding alginate export family protein has protein sequence MRVSAIATLAKVVVPILSSCNCISNRQGLRTDICGVSEERGYDTPLQQENVPRWMTLDMDLRTRTENQTAINYVPGNWQVYELTRVRIGLEVRPARWLTAYLQGQDTHALGLPLPYVAANMRNTFDARQAYLNFHVKPVTIIAGRQGLKYGGERLVGISNWTNNSRTWDGFLGRIGDKNRLDVFSTSVVTVHPTSLDKHGAGLNFHGAAGTITTWVPHTTITPFVFVRSVRQVTSQQGVVGGETEATPGIEADGDLGKGWDYHALGALQRGSYSNDSIHSGAGFAKVGYTATHCLETSPSRRVQLCHGQRSSKRSTGQHV, from the coding sequence ATGCGCGTTTCCGCGATTGCCACGTTGGCAAAAGTGGTTGTCCCCATACTCTCTTCTTGCAATTGCATTAGTAACAGGCAGGGCTTACGCACAGACATATGTGGAGTATCCGAAGAACGCGGGTACGATACGCCCCTGCAGCAAGAAAATGTTCCTCGTTGGATGACTCTTGACATGGATCTTCGCACTCGAACGGAGAACCAGACCGCTATTAATTATGTACCAGGAAATTGGCAGGTCTATGAGTTGACAAGGGTGAGGATTGGTCTTGAGGTCAGGCCGGCAAGATGGCTAACAGCCTACCTGCAAGGGCAAGACACTCACGCACTAGGACTACCTCTCCCGTACGTTGCCGCAAACATGCGTAATACTTTCGATGCACGGCAGGCGTATCTGAACTTCCACGTCAAGCCGGTGACGATTATCGCTGGCCGCCAGGGACTGAAGTACGGTGGGGAGCGACTTGTCGGCATCAGCAACTGGACCAACAACAGTCGCACTTGGGACGGGTTCTTGGGAAGAATCGGAGATAAGAACCGTCTCGACGTCTTCAGCACCTCCGTTGTCACGGTCCATCCAACCTCGCTTGATAAGCACGGGGCAGGATTGAATTTCCATGGTGCGGCAGGGACGATAACTACCTGGGTTCCACACACGACCATCACACCCTTTGTCTTCGTACGCTCAGTCCGTCAAGTTACCAGTCAACAAGGCGTGGTTGGCGGAGAAACGGAGGCCACGCCGGGAATTGAAGCTGATGGTGATCTCGGCAAAGGTTGGGACTATCATGCCCTCGGAGCGTTGCAGCGCGGCAGCTATTCCAATGACTCGATTCATTCGGGCGCTGGCTTCGCAAAAGTTGGCTACACCGCGACACATTGCCTGGAAACCTCGCCTTCGCGGAGAGTACAGCTATGCCACGGGCAACGCTCATCGAAACGCTCAACGGGCCAGCACGTTTGA
- a CDS encoding YoaK family protein produces the protein MNAQTNAPVPAATRQDGWRAVSRGLICGYVDSYTLLTFGVYTSFMSGNTIATGMNGGQAKLGAASHALLPIPFFVLGAFIGFLIQKDKSKQQNSLVSMCVAALLFAGVAAAIGAASTSVCVMILSCAMGMMNTTLSQVGGQSVSLGFVTGDLKSIGEQIANLINRTPVALSQGLWDTHWRRLTTLGSIWTCFLIGAIAGAAMAVRVHVWTLLLPAFFLIVLVLTERTTETPKLDSHTVLGGPVEN, from the coding sequence GTGAACGCACAGACGAACGCGCCAGTCCCTGCCGCGACCAGGCAGGACGGCTGGAGGGCGGTCAGTCGTGGATTGATCTGCGGATACGTCGATTCATACACACTCCTGACCTTCGGCGTCTACACCTCGTTTATGAGCGGCAATACGATCGCTACCGGTATGAACGGAGGACAAGCCAAGCTCGGTGCAGCCTCTCACGCTCTCCTACCCATACCCTTCTTTGTCCTTGGCGCGTTCATCGGTTTCCTCATCCAGAAGGACAAGAGCAAGCAACAGAACTCACTCGTGTCGATGTGTGTTGCAGCTTTGCTCTTCGCCGGAGTTGCGGCAGCGATCGGAGCAGCATCTACCTCCGTCTGTGTCATGATCCTGAGTTGCGCGATGGGCATGATGAACACGACCCTTTCCCAAGTAGGCGGACAGTCCGTAAGCCTTGGATTTGTGACAGGAGATCTGAAGAGCATCGGCGAGCAGATTGCCAATCTTATAAATCGGACTCCCGTGGCACTGTCTCAGGGCCTTTGGGATACACACTGGCGCAGGTTGACGACGTTGGGAAGCATATGGACTTGCTTCCTTATTGGAGCCATAGCAGGCGCTGCGATGGCCGTACGAGTCCATGTATGGACGCTGCTACTGCCAGCTTTCTTTCTCATTGTCCTCGTTCTGACGGAGCGCACCACTGAGACACCGAAGCTTGACTCTCACACTGTTCTAGGAGGTCCTGTTGAGAACTGA
- a CDS encoding nitroreductase family protein, with protein MMPGTITTDYPIQALIADRWSPFAFDDRRVSQDDLLALLEAARWSASAANEQPWTYFIATRDEPEGFARLLSCVEKVNLPWAKFAAVLMLGCARLTLEHSGQPYATAEHDLGLASANLVFEATARGLGVHQMIHIDRDRARQLYQIPEGVKPVAGLAIGYAGADGRLKEPFQKEDEVRRLRKPLESFVFSGSWSETASLVKNAKKAL; from the coding sequence ATGATGCCTGGAACGATTACTACCGACTACCCCATTCAAGCCCTCATCGCGGACCGCTGGAGTCCCTTTGCGTTTGATGATCGCCGCGTTTCACAGGACGATCTGCTCGCGTTACTAGAGGCGGCGCGCTGGTCGGCCTCAGCGGCCAACGAGCAGCCCTGGACCTACTTCATCGCGACCCGTGATGAGCCTGAGGGGTTTGCTCGACTACTGTCCTGCGTCGAGAAGGTGAACCTGCCTTGGGCTAAATTTGCAGCCGTTCTCATGTTGGGATGTGCTCGCCTGACGCTGGAGCACAGTGGCCAACCGTACGCTACAGCGGAACATGACCTTGGACTTGCGTCAGCCAACCTCGTTTTCGAAGCCACAGCGAGAGGGCTGGGTGTTCACCAGATGATTCATATTGATCGTGACCGCGCGCGTCAGCTCTACCAGATTCCCGAAGGGGTAAAGCCGGTAGCAGGCCTGGCGATCGGATATGCCGGAGCGGATGGACGCCTCAAGGAGCCTTTTCAGAAAGAGGATGAAGTCCGTCGGCTCCGCAAACCGCTGGAGAGCTTTGTCTTCAGTGGCAGTTGGTCAGAGACTGCCTCTCTTGTGAAGAACGCAAAGAAGGCCCTGTGA
- a CDS encoding cupin domain-containing protein encodes MVKELIETTQNGFAQPIRGTEGAPIIGPSNHQREAQSPGRLTPPVTDHGTLPNLKLTFADSHNKLEEGGWARQTTVREMPVAVELACVNMRLEAGVVREMHWHKPAEWGFMIKGNSRVTCVDEGGKTYQADCTEGDIWNFPSGIPHSIQGLSGEGCEFLLVFDDGAFNEEETFLLTDFLAHIPKSVLAKNFGVHEKAFENIPKSEKYIFRADVPGPLAQDRVVGAGPTPVIYTHRMGAQDPIKSNNGSVRVTDSSNFPAASTVAAALVEVEPGCMRELHWHRTSDELQYYLEGQARMTVYTSNTNAGTFDYQAGDVGYVPRVTPHYVENRGTTTLRYLEVWKTDKFSDMSLAQWLAFTPYELVRAHLQIEKSVLDGVSTTKTPIVGPR; translated from the coding sequence ATGGTTAAAGAACTTATCGAGACGACGCAGAATGGTTTCGCTCAGCCCATACGTGGCACAGAGGGTGCGCCCATTATCGGACCGTCCAATCATCAACGAGAGGCACAGAGTCCGGGCCGGTTGACTCCCCCGGTAACAGATCACGGGACGCTGCCCAATTTGAAGTTGACCTTCGCTGATAGCCACAACAAACTGGAAGAAGGCGGCTGGGCACGGCAAACCACTGTGCGTGAAATGCCGGTTGCTGTTGAATTGGCTTGCGTAAATATGCGGCTAGAAGCTGGTGTCGTTCGAGAGATGCATTGGCACAAACCGGCGGAGTGGGGTTTCATGATCAAAGGAAACTCACGGGTCACATGCGTTGATGAAGGTGGCAAGACTTACCAGGCTGACTGCACAGAGGGCGATATCTGGAACTTCCCTTCCGGTATCCCCCATTCCATCCAAGGTCTGTCGGGCGAAGGATGTGAATTCCTTCTCGTCTTCGATGATGGGGCTTTCAATGAAGAAGAGACGTTCCTCCTGACGGACTTCTTGGCCCACATACCGAAGTCGGTGCTGGCAAAGAACTTCGGCGTTCACGAAAAAGCTTTCGAGAACATCCCCAAATCAGAGAAGTACATCTTCCGTGCCGATGTCCCCGGGCCCCTTGCTCAAGACCGCGTTGTCGGTGCTGGTCCTACGCCGGTCATCTACACGCATCGCATGGGAGCGCAGGATCCAATCAAATCCAACAATGGTTCTGTGCGAGTCACCGATTCGAGCAACTTCCCTGCCGCTTCCACGGTTGCGGCCGCACTTGTGGAAGTAGAGCCGGGTTGTATGCGTGAGTTGCATTGGCATAGAACATCGGACGAGCTGCAGTACTACTTGGAGGGCCAAGCTCGTATGACGGTGTATACCTCCAACACCAATGCCGGAACTTTCGACTATCAGGCCGGCGACGTGGGGTATGTCCCGCGTGTCACACCACACTATGTGGAGAACAGGGGCACGACGACACTTCGCTATCTAGAAGTTTGGAAGACGGACAAGTTTTCCGACATGTCGCTTGCACAATGGCTGGCGTTCACTCCATATGAACTCGTGCGCGCGCATCTCCAGATCGAGAAGTCTGTGCTGGATGGGGTGTCCACGACTAAGACACCCATCGTCGGCCCACGCTAA
- a CDS encoding general stress protein, translated as MKAVNSVVAVYNSHDQAELAVKLLQEAGVDMKTLSIAAKDTHTDEHVVGYYNAGDRMKYWGKMGAYWGGFWGLLFGSAMFGIPGIGPLLVAGPLVAWIVAGLEGAVVVGGVSALGAGLVSIGIPKDSVVEYETAIKSDKFVLIVHGSFDDVKKAEDIIERSRHKTYTVHGETVYA; from the coding sequence ATGAAAGCAGTTAATTCAGTTGTTGCAGTCTATAATTCCCACGATCAAGCGGAGCTGGCCGTCAAGCTACTTCAAGAGGCGGGCGTAGACATGAAGACCTTGTCCATCGCCGCGAAGGACACGCACACAGACGAACACGTAGTCGGCTATTACAACGCCGGCGACCGCATGAAGTATTGGGGAAAGATGGGAGCCTATTGGGGAGGATTCTGGGGACTCCTATTCGGATCAGCGATGTTCGGAATCCCCGGTATCGGGCCTCTTCTTGTTGCAGGCCCGCTTGTGGCGTGGATTGTTGCTGGACTTGAAGGAGCAGTCGTCGTCGGTGGGGTCAGCGCCCTTGGCGCTGGTCTTGTAAGCATCGGAATCCCGAAGGATAGCGTTGTCGAATACGAGACGGCTATAAAAAGCGACAAGTTTGTCCTCATCGTTCACGGATCGTTCGATGACGTCAAGAAAGCAGAAGATATCATCGAAAGATCACGTCACAAAACGTACACCGTTCATGGCGAAACGGTCTACGCATAG
- the glgX gene encoding glycogen debranching protein GlgX: MDPIIPKNKSSGSGDLSPQSESSLPGVANPLGVTLTRDGANFSLFSANATGVTILFFDHVDATRSEKSIRLNPVVNRTGHYWHIFVPGVRAGQIYGYRADGPNDPPNGKRFDSSKILLDPYGRAVAVGANYSRGDACRAGDNTSSSMKSVVVDMSLFDWDGDAPLNHSFRNTIVYEMHVAGFTRHPNSGVPKQKRGSYSGVIEKIPYLQNLGITAVEILPVFQFDPQSAPSGLTDYWGYNPVSFFAPHLGYSESGDPVKCIDEFREMVKQLHRAGIEVILDVVYNHTAEAGDGGPTFCFRGLGNSTYYILNQDQAGYFNATGAGNTLKTNHSVVKRMILDSLKFWVSDMHVDGFRFDLASVLTRDVWGQPMSDPPILWDIDSEPVLAGTKLIAEAWDEGGLYQVGSFGHDRWNEWNGQFRDDIRSFLKGDSETVWKLRERISGSYDLYRSGDRPAGQSVNFITCHDGFTLNDLVSYNYKHNEANKELNGDGTNANLSWNCGSEGVSTNTGVNQLRTQQIKNGLVLTLLSTGTPMLLMGDEVRRTQAGNNNAYCQDDLISWFNWDVSTEKNELLRFTQLLVRLRLDCDNGTLQDGKQVGGFVNPNKMEWHGIHLDQPDWSADSHSLAFTWRNESLGEVRYVAINSFWETLEFDLPPVTGGKSSGWLRLVDTSLASPFDIADLGEYVPIQGSTYIVNPRSAIILRYDYAVADSPYLR, from the coding sequence ATGGACCCGATAATTCCCAAGAACAAATCTTCTGGCTCAGGGGATCTGAGTCCTCAGAGCGAGTCCTCCCTTCCCGGAGTTGCGAACCCTTTAGGCGTGACGCTAACGCGTGATGGCGCGAACTTCAGTCTCTTCTCGGCGAATGCAACGGGAGTGACGATCCTGTTCTTCGATCACGTAGATGCGACCAGAAGCGAGAAGTCCATTCGACTAAACCCAGTGGTCAATCGAACCGGCCATTATTGGCATATCTTCGTTCCAGGGGTGCGTGCGGGGCAAATATACGGGTATCGGGCTGACGGCCCCAATGATCCTCCTAACGGCAAGCGATTCGACAGCTCGAAGATTCTCCTCGACCCCTATGGACGAGCTGTCGCAGTTGGGGCTAACTACAGTCGCGGCGACGCTTGTCGCGCAGGTGACAACACGTCCTCGTCGATGAAGAGCGTTGTCGTGGATATGAGTCTCTTTGATTGGGATGGCGATGCCCCGCTGAACCACTCTTTTCGCAACACTATCGTTTACGAGATGCATGTCGCAGGCTTCACTCGCCATCCGAACTCCGGCGTGCCGAAGCAAAAACGTGGCAGCTATTCAGGAGTAATTGAGAAGATTCCTTACTTGCAGAACCTAGGGATCACTGCAGTTGAAATCCTGCCCGTTTTTCAGTTTGACCCCCAGTCTGCACCTTCCGGCCTCACTGACTACTGGGGATATAACCCTGTATCTTTCTTCGCACCGCACCTCGGGTACAGTGAGTCCGGAGACCCAGTGAAGTGCATCGATGAGTTCCGTGAAATGGTGAAGCAACTACATCGTGCTGGCATAGAGGTGATTCTCGATGTTGTCTACAATCACACGGCGGAGGCTGGCGACGGAGGTCCGACGTTTTGCTTTCGTGGGCTTGGAAATAGTACCTACTATATCCTCAACCAAGATCAGGCGGGGTACTTTAACGCGACGGGCGCTGGGAATACCCTGAAGACAAATCACTCCGTGGTTAAAAGAATGATCTTGGACAGCCTCAAGTTTTGGGTATCGGACATGCATGTCGACGGATTCCGTTTCGATCTGGCGTCGGTGCTAACGCGGGATGTGTGGGGGCAGCCTATGAGCGATCCTCCGATCCTATGGGATATTGATTCCGAGCCTGTCTTGGCCGGAACCAAGCTCATAGCGGAGGCTTGGGATGAGGGTGGCCTATACCAGGTTGGCAGTTTCGGCCATGACAGATGGAACGAATGGAACGGCCAATTCCGGGACGACATCCGAAGTTTCTTAAAGGGAGATAGTGAAACGGTCTGGAAGCTCCGGGAGCGAATCAGTGGCAGCTACGACCTGTATCGTTCCGGAGACCGCCCAGCAGGACAGAGCGTGAATTTCATCACCTGTCATGACGGGTTCACTCTCAACGACTTAGTCTCATACAACTACAAACACAATGAGGCAAACAAAGAACTCAACGGCGATGGAACGAATGCAAACCTTAGTTGGAACTGTGGCTCGGAAGGTGTCAGCACCAATACAGGTGTCAACCAGCTACGAACGCAGCAGATCAAGAACGGACTCGTTCTGACTTTGCTTTCTACCGGAACTCCAATGCTTCTAATGGGAGACGAGGTGCGCCGCACTCAGGCTGGGAACAACAACGCTTACTGCCAAGACGATCTCATTAGTTGGTTCAATTGGGATGTAAGCACTGAGAAGAACGAGCTACTCCGGTTTACTCAGTTGCTCGTACGACTTCGCCTTGATTGCGATAACGGTACGCTTCAAGATGGAAAGCAGGTCGGCGGCTTCGTCAACCCAAACAAAATGGAGTGGCACGGTATTCATCTTGATCAACCTGACTGGAGCGCAGACTCTCACAGCCTTGCCTTCACCTGGCGAAATGAATCGCTTGGCGAAGTCCGTTATGTCGCGATCAATTCTTTCTGGGAAACTCTCGAATTTGATTTGCCACCCGTCACGGGTGGCAAGAGTTCAGGCTGGCTGAGGCTTGTCGATACATCTCTCGCATCCCCGTTCGATATCGCCGACCTCGGTGAATACGTACCGATTCAAGGATCAACCTATATCGTCAATCCTCGTTCAGCAATCATTCTGCGATATGACTACGCCGTCGCGGACTCACCGTACTTGCGCTAA
- a CDS encoding universal stress protein, with protein sequence MSQIPGSTFQPKKILVPMDFSVSSIAALATASQIALQFRAEIYLLHVIPMLPVVTGLEFPTAFYPRQEFLADAEKDSGKRFADFVTNLSNQGVQAFSKVEVGNDVVGNVLLMLEREHADLLVISTHGMSGWRPVVFGSIAEKVVKLAECPVLLLRSEKPVDIKASEGGK encoded by the coding sequence ATGTCGCAGATACCCGGTTCGACCTTTCAACCGAAGAAGATTCTTGTCCCCATGGACTTCAGTGTCTCCTCGATTGCGGCTTTGGCCACAGCAAGCCAAATCGCTTTGCAGTTCCGAGCCGAAATCTACCTTCTACACGTTATTCCAATGCTGCCTGTCGTCACCGGGCTAGAGTTTCCAACAGCGTTCTATCCACGTCAAGAGTTCTTAGCGGATGCTGAAAAGGATTCGGGAAAGAGATTTGCTGACTTTGTCACCAACCTCTCGAACCAAGGAGTTCAAGCATTCTCCAAAGTCGAAGTCGGTAATGATGTTGTAGGAAACGTCTTGCTGATGTTGGAACGGGAACACGCCGATCTGCTTGTCATCTCAACGCACGGAATGTCGGGCTGGCGTCCGGTAGTGTTCGGGTCGATTGCGGAGAAGGTCGTCAAACTCGCTGAATGCCCAGTACTCTTACTGCGCAGCGAAAAGCCGGTGGATATAAAAGCTTCTGAGGGTGGGAAATGA
- a CDS encoding oleate hydratase, producing the protein MMTQKRTAQDGMKVYLIGGGIASLAAAAFLIRDAGFKGHDIIILEESKMIGGSLDANGSPESGYVMRGGRMIESKYLCTFDLFSSIPTLDNSQSVTDEIFAWNKTMKTASRCRLFRDGKSVDAPLFGLSESHILTIERLEAEPESLLGRTAISDQFAPDFFKADFWYMWCTTFAFQPWHSAVEFKRYLVRFTHMISGFSTLGGIMRTVYNQYDSLVRPLRHWLEERGVQVLLNTQVLELTTLHAADGFAVEQIMCERSNSPHAIRVTSSDLVFATLGSMTEGSHFGAMDRPAILDANSDGSAWSLWKKLAAREPDWGNPENFSSHIEASKWLSFTTTLHTSTFFDSIRDLTGNAPGEGGLITFPESNWLVSIVLPHQPHFMDQPQGVDVFWGYSLFIDQPGNFVKKPMAECTGREIMTEIMGHLRLSEKTTDVLSKCICIPCIMPFITSQFLPRSQGDRPAIIPSRSKESRLHRPILRNGR; encoded by the coding sequence ATGATGACCCAGAAGCGAACAGCGCAGGACGGTATGAAGGTTTATTTGATTGGTGGAGGAATAGCTTCCTTGGCTGCGGCGGCTTTCCTCATCCGCGACGCAGGGTTCAAGGGTCACGACATCATCATTCTCGAAGAATCAAAGATGATTGGCGGGAGTCTGGATGCAAACGGAAGCCCAGAATCTGGGTACGTTATGCGGGGGGGCAGGATGATCGAGAGCAAGTACCTTTGCACCTTCGATCTTTTCTCTTCGATACCGACTCTCGACAACAGTCAATCAGTGACAGACGAGATTTTCGCCTGGAATAAGACAATGAAGACGGCCTCAAGGTGTCGTCTGTTTCGCGATGGGAAAAGTGTAGACGCTCCGTTGTTCGGGCTAAGCGAGAGTCACATCTTGACTATCGAACGCCTGGAAGCGGAGCCGGAGTCATTGTTGGGTCGTACAGCTATTTCTGATCAGTTCGCACCGGACTTCTTCAAAGCGGATTTCTGGTACATGTGGTGCACAACCTTTGCGTTTCAGCCTTGGCATAGTGCAGTTGAGTTCAAACGTTATCTAGTGCGGTTCACGCACATGATCTCGGGATTCAGCACACTCGGCGGAATCATGCGAACGGTCTACAACCAATACGACTCGCTTGTGCGACCCCTTCGTCACTGGTTGGAGGAGCGAGGAGTGCAAGTTCTCCTGAATACGCAAGTGCTGGAACTGACCACACTACACGCGGCGGACGGCTTTGCTGTTGAGCAAATCATGTGTGAGCGTTCTAATAGCCCTCACGCAATTCGTGTGACATCTTCCGATCTCGTTTTCGCAACATTGGGGTCTATGACCGAGGGCTCGCACTTTGGGGCAATGGATCGGCCTGCCATCCTGGATGCAAACTCCGACGGTAGTGCATGGTCTCTCTGGAAAAAGCTTGCAGCTAGAGAGCCCGATTGGGGTAACCCGGAAAACTTCAGCAGTCATATCGAGGCTTCAAAGTGGCTGTCCTTTACCACTACGTTACATACTTCGACCTTCTTCGATAGCATTCGCGACCTGACGGGGAACGCCCCTGGAGAAGGTGGGTTAATCACCTTTCCAGAATCCAACTGGCTCGTATCGATCGTGCTCCCTCATCAGCCTCACTTTATGGACCAACCACAGGGCGTGGATGTGTTCTGGGGTTACAGCCTGTTCATCGATCAGCCCGGTAATTTTGTGAAGAAACCGATGGCGGAATGCACGGGGCGAGAGATCATGACCGAGATCATGGGACATCTTCGCCTTAGCGAGAAAACGACTGATGTACTAAGCAAGTGCATTTGTATCCCGTGCATAATGCCGTTCATTACAAGCCAATTCCTACCTCGCTCGCAGGGAGACCGTCCCGCGATCATTCCCTCTCGTTCCAAAGAATCTCGCCTTCATCGGCCAATTCTGCGAAATGGAAGATGA